A genomic segment from Candidatus Poribacteria bacterium encodes:
- a CDS encoding BMC domain-containing protein, with amino-acid sequence MSNEALGMVETRGLVGAIEAADTMVKAANVQLVGKEQVGGGFVTVLVRGDVGAVQAATDAGAEAAKAVGELVSVHVIPRPHSEVETILGGKPAAESKAK; translated from the coding sequence ATGAGCAATGAAGCATTAGGAATGGTTGAAACACGCGGACTCGTCGGTGCGATTGAAGCCGCCGACACTATGGTAAAAGCCGCAAACGTCCAATTAGTCGGAAAAGAGCAGGTAGGCGGCGGTTTTGTCACTGTCTTAGTTCGCGGAGATGTTGGCGCGGTGCAAGCAGCAACGGATGCCGGCGCAGAAGCCGCGAAAGCCGTTGGCGAATTGGTGTCCGTACACGTCATCCCCCGTCCACATTCAGAGGTGGAAACTATTCTCGGTGGAAAGCCTGCAGCGGAGAGTAAGGCT